In Dunckerocampus dactyliophorus isolate RoL2022-P2 chromosome 14, RoL_Ddac_1.1, whole genome shotgun sequence, one DNA window encodes the following:
- the LOC129193860 gene encoding phosphoglycerate mutase 1: MAAYKLVLIRHGESNWNQENRFCGWFDADLSETGEKEARRGGQALKDANYEFDICYTSVLKRAIRTLWLVLDGIDQMWVPVHRTWRLNERHYGGLTGLNKAETAAKHGEAQVKIWRRSFDIPPPSMGPDHDYYAIISKDRRYASLTEDQLPSCESLKDTIARALPFWNEEIAPQIKQGKRVLIAAHGNSLRGIVKHLEGMSDEAIMELNLPTGIPILYELDKNLKPVKPMQFLGDDETVRKAMEAVAAQGKAKK; the protein is encoded by the exons ATGGCTGCGTATAAGCTGGTGCTGATTCGCCACGGAGAGAGCAACTGGAACCAGGAGAATCGATTCTGTGGATGGTTTGATGCTGATTTGAGCGAAACGGGGGAGAAGGAGGCGAGGAGAGGTGGACAGGCCCTGAAAG ATGCCAACTATGAGTTTGACATATGCTACACCTCGGTGCTGAAGAGAGCCATCAGGACCCTGTGGCTGGTCCTGGATGGCATCGACCAAATGTGGGTGCCCGTGCATCGTACCTGGCGTCTAAACGAGCGCCACTACGGCGGTCTGACAGGCCTCAACAAGGCCGAGACGGCTGCCAAGCACGGGGAGGCTCAGGTGAAAATCTGGAGGCGTTCGTTCGACATCCCTCCTCCGTCTATGGGTCCTGATCACGACTACTACGCAATCATCAGCAAG GATCGTCGCTATGCCAGTTTGACTGAGGATCAGCTTCCTTCCTGCGAAAGCCTCAAGGACACAATCGCCCGAGCGCTTCCCTTCTGGAATGAGGAAATCGCTCCTCAGATCAAGCAGGGAAAGAGAGTGCTCATCGCTGCTCATGGAAACAGTCTGAGGGGCATCGTGAAGCACCTGGAGG GAATGTCAGATGAAGCTATCATGGAGCTCAATCTGCCCACCGGCATTCCCATCCTGTACGAGCTAGACAAGAACCTGAAGCCTGTGAAGCCAATGCAGTTCCTGGGAGACGACGAGACCGTGCGCAAAGCTATGGAGGCCGTGGCCGCTCAGGGCAAGGCTAAGAAGTAA